One Rickettsia canadensis str. McKiel genomic window, TGGGCTTTATTTTTAATGTGCTCTCTACTATATCAGCAAAATCTTTTATTTTATCGTTAGGATTCTGAATAAAACTTTCAGCAGCACTAATATATTCTAGCTTATAGTCTACTTTATATTCTTTGCAATATCGTTTAACAATTTGCTCTATTAATTGCCCTAAAGTTTCTGCATTATGTAAATTATTAAAACGTATATTGAAATATGCTTCCACACTTGCAGGAATTACATTTGAAGTATTATTGCCAACATCAATATTTGTCACTTCAAGATTTGAACTTTGAAAAAACTCTGTTCCCTCATCAAATTTTATATTTATTAACTCGTTCAATATTTTTATTAAGCAAGACAAAGGATTATTAGCTTTATGAGGATAAGCTACATGCCCTACTAAGCCTTCTATATTTAATTTAAAGTTAACGCTTCCTCTTCTGCCAATCTTAATTGTATCACCTATTTCTGTTTCGCAAGTAGGCTCACCGACAACAGCAAAATCAATCTTATACTCTTGATCATAAATATATTGCAGCATTTCTTTAGTACCGTGTTTTGCTTTTCCCTCTTCATCACTAGTAAGTAAGAAACTAATGGAACCTTTAAAATCAGGATTATTTTTTATAAGATCTAAAGCTGCAGTTAGAAAGCACGCTATAGCTCCTTTCATATCCACTACACCCCTGCCGTATATCTTTCCGTCTTGTTCATTAGCCTTAAACGGAGCCGAATTATGCCACAGGTGATAATCACCAGCAGGCACTACATCTACATGCCCAACAAAGCAAATATTAGGTTTGCCGTTACCATACACGGCATAAAGATTAGTAACTTGCTCACTTTTAGAATCACCGAATATTTTTATTTCGGTCTTAAAGCCGTGTTTTTTAAGCAAATCATCAATATACTCAATAGCCAGGTTACTCTCAGGAGTTACAGACTTAAAACCGATCAAATCTTTTAAGTAGTTAATGTACATAATATATTATATTTATATATTCTTACACTTATTATACAAGCTTATAGAAATAAAAAACAACTTTTATAGAGTTAGTTAATGAAGATCTCATGACTTTCTTCTTCTTATTAATAAATAGGTTTAGAGATGCAATTTCATCTAGTAGAAGGTGAATAAAATAAAAAAACTAATATTACCTGCTGCTGCGGCCCTTGGTGGTGGGTATTTCCTGCCTTAGTAGGAATGTTTTTTATAATTATGATAAACCCGAATTAATAAAAGAATGAGCTATTCCTATAACAACCAATACTGCTTTTGTCCCTGGTATTTTATCTTTTTTCAGCTGACATATATCTTTAGAATTACAAGCTTTTATTATAGGTTTCTCACTCATTGATAATGCTTTTGTATTAATTAAATTATATTAGCCGTGTTTTATTACTAAAATAATCAATACTCCGGCTTTATTATCTTCTTTTGCAATCATATAGGCTCTTTAATTTCTGCATTATTTGGCGTAACCGTAAAATATTGTACTAGAAAAGAGTAAAGTAGCAAATTAAAGAATAGGATATATATTCCTGATAAATGAAAAGTAGTCAAAAAAAATAAATAAAATTTGTATTCGAAATAGGAATCGCTTTTTCAAGCTTATTTAACATAAAAGGCATATTATAATTATGCTCTACTAAAATTATTGAAGTAAGATTGTAAGTCACAATAAAATCACCCGCTTTCTTAATTATTATCTTCTTCAGAAATTGTTTTATTCAGAGCAAGTATTACTTGTTGTGCTATTACACTATGTTCTTTTAGCAAATTTTTTAATTGCCCTGTAGATTCTATACCGAATAATATGTGCATAGCCTACCTTAAACATCCCAATACCAGTTTCAATTTTATGCCCTCCTCCTGCAAATACTATTATTATATTATAGTACTGTTAAGCTTATAAGAATTTATTAAATATACATAATAACCAAAACCCACCGACCCAAGGAGTAAAAATTTTCTAATCATGTAAATATTTTGTTAAATTCAGTTTGAATAATTTTATCAAATTCAGACATTTCAATATGAACTCCTAATTGATTTAAAGATGTTACTAAAGAATTTTCAAGTCCACAAGGAATAATCCCACCAAACTTACTTAAATCTGTTGAAATATTTATAGCTACACCGTGATATGTAACCCATTTTCTTACTCTAATACCTATTGCAGCAATTTTAGCAAATTCATCTTTCCTTACTTTTACCCAAATACCTACTTTATCTTTAATAAGATATGCTTTAATTCCAAAATAATTTAAGCTATTTATAATCCATTCTTCAAGCATTTTTATATATAGCTTTAAATCTTTACTGCGATTCGGTGAAGCTAAATTAAGAATTGGATAAATAACACGCTGACCCGGTCCATGAAAAGTAAATTTACCGCCACGTCCTGTGTAAATTACCGGAATATCACTGTAATTTAATAATTCTTCTTGTTTATAATTAGTACCGGCAGTGTATACTTCAGAATGTTCGACTAAATAAACAATTTCCGGCTCATTAACATTAATTACCTTATTAACATAGTTTTGCATTAATTTCAAAGTAACCTGATAATCTGTAAGATTCGGTATAGTTACAAACTGTACCATATTAACTACTTAACTCGGATTTATATTTTAATATTAATGCATCTAAAATTGCTACGGTTTCAGCATCCAAATTACCGGAAAAATTACTAGGACGAAAATGCATTTGAAATGAAATTATAACATCTTTCATTTTAGACTCTAAAACTCCGGTAACTTCAAGTTTATAACCATATGTAATAAATTTTTGCTGAATTGCCATAATATCGGTTATATCGATTTGTGGCAGCAATTCGTTAAAAGTTTGCTCATCATACCATGCTCCTATACTGTTATCATATAATAGCTTCCAAGGAAATAGCGGACCTGGGTCCTGTTTTCTACCTGGAGCAATATCAGAATGCCCAACCACTCTAGTAGGTTTAATATCATATCTAGCAATAATCTGTTTACATAAACTTATAACACTATTAATTTGCCTTTCCGAATAAGGTAACCATATTACATCATTATTTTTTGCATCTACTTTAAAAGCAGGATTCACGATTTCAATGCCGATTGATGTATCATTAATACGCTCATGACCTTGCCAGTAACTTACTCCGGCATGCCATGCTCTATCATGCTCTTCGACTAATTGAAATATATGTTCAGGTTTTTCATCGTTTATCAAATAATGGCTACTTAACTTTTCACCGGTTAGAAAATCTAAAGATTGCTTAAAATCACACTGTGTATAATGTAGCACTAGGAATTTAATACGTTTATCAAACCCCACAGCTCTATAAGATGTTTTATCAATTACTATCATATGATAAAATTTAAAAAAAGATGTTAATCTTATTAAAAAGTGGTTTAGATACTGTGTCAAGCCACAGTATGACATCGATCTAACTTTAATAAGTTAGAGATATTTTTGATGGTGCCGGATATCGGATTTGAACTGATGACCTACCGCTTACAAGGCGGTTGCTCTACCACTGAGCTAATCCGGCATATTAATATGATTATAGAGAAAAGGAACCTATTTAGAAATAGGTTATAATCGCATGATTGTAAGAGTTGTTGTTGCATCGATCAATTTTTTCGATTGTTCATCCCACGATTAAGTCATGGAATGATAGGTTACTGGATTTCTGCTTTCACAAGAATGACAATACAAAAACAAATTAAGCTTCTTTAGCTTCCTTTTTACTTGGTCTAGGTTTACGATTTTTTGCTTTAACTGCCATTTCTTTTTTGACTTTCTCAGGAAGAATAACGCCCGCCTGCTCAATAAATTTTGCGACTCGCTCGGTTGGTTTAGCACCAGTACTAAGCCAATATTCTATACGATCTTTTTTTAAAACCACACGCTCACTATTATCTGAAGCAAGCATTGGATTATAAGTTCCCACTTTTTCTAAAAAATCACCGTCACGAGGTGCTGTTGCGTTAGCTACTACTACACGGTAAAAAGGACGCTTTTTAGCACCGCCTCTAGCTAAACGAATTTTTACTGCCATACATCCTACTTACAATTATTTTATTTTTTCTTCTTTAAAAAGAACATGT contains:
- the dapE gene encoding succinyl-diaminopimelate desuccinylase codes for the protein MYINYLKDLIGFKSVTPESNLAIEYIDDLLKKHGFKTEIKIFGDSKSEQVTNLYAVYGNGKPNICFVGHVDVVPAGDYHLWHNSAPFKANEQDGKIYGRGVVDMKGAIACFLTAALDLIKNNPDFKGSISFLLTSDEEGKAKHGTKEMLQYIYDQEYKIDFAVVGEPTCETEIGDTIKIGRRGSVNFKLNIEGLVGHVAYPHKANNPLSCLIKILNELINIKFDEGTEFFQSSNLEVTNIDVGNNTSNVIPASVEAYFNIRFNNLHNAETLGQLIEQIVKRYCKEYKVDYKLEYISAAESFIQNPNDKIKDFADIVESTLKIKPKFSTSGGTSDARFVKNYCSLVEFGLLSEMAHKINEYTKISDLQKLYDVYYNFLMEMLTNK
- the lipB gene encoding lipoyl(octanoyl) transferase LipB; translation: MVQFVTIPNLTDYQVTLKLMQNYVNKVINVNEPEIVYLVEHSEVYTAGTNYKQEELLNYSDIPVIYTGRGGKFTFHGPGQRVIYPILNLASPNRSKDLKLYIKMLEEWIINSLNYFGIKAYLIKDKVGIWVKVRKDEFAKIAAIGIRVRKWVTYHGVAINISTDLSKFGGIIPCGLENSLVTSLNQLGVHIEMSEFDKIIQTEFNKIFT
- a CDS encoding N-acetylmuramoyl-L-alanine amidase, translating into MIVIDKTSYRAVGFDKRIKFLVLHYTQCDFKQSLDFLTGEKLSSHYLINDEKPEHIFQLVEEHDRAWHAGVSYWQGHERINDTSIGIEIVNPAFKVDAKNNDVIWLPYSERQINSVISLCKQIIARYDIKPTRVVGHSDIAPGRKQDPGPLFPWKLLYDNSIGAWYDEQTFNELLPQIDITDIMAIQQKFITYGYKLEVTGVLESKMKDVIISFQMHFRPSNFSGNLDAETVAILDALILKYKSELSS
- the rpsP gene encoding 30S ribosomal protein S16, with protein sequence MAVKIRLARGGAKKRPFYRVVVANATAPRDGDFLEKVGTYNPMLASDNSERVVLKKDRIEYWLSTGAKPTERVAKFIEQAGVILPEKVKKEMAVKAKNRKPRPSKKEAKEA